The following is a genomic window from Tissierellales bacterium.
AAAACTCTACTTCAGCCCCTAAGGATGCTAATACATCACAGATTACATCTACATCTTTAAGTCTTGGCACATCCCTTAATATTATGTCTTCAGTTCCTAAAAGAGAAGCTGCAATAATTGGCAAGGTAGAATTCTTAGCACCACTTATTCTTACTCTCCCTTTTAAAGGTGGACTCTTCTCCACCAATAATTTACTCACAAAAAATCCCCTCCATTTACTTAATAACTTATTGTAATAACTGGCGTACCTATCCACAGGTAAGTACTTTCTTCTAATTCATTATATCTCATAGCAATATTTAAATTAACTTTTTTATCTTCCACATAAACATATTCATCAACATAAGGTGTATAAGCTATAATACTTATTAGGCCATCATCTATAAACTTTTCCACAACTTTTCCATTTACATTTTTAGTTGCCACAGAAACACTTTTTTCTTTTTCTACCTTAGTTAATTTTCCATCAAGAGTTCCTACAATACAAGTATTAATCTCTACCTTCTTATCAAATTCTTTAAAAACATTTTCCACCTTATATATTATATCATTAACTTCGTCAAATTTCTCCTTTATTACAAAATTAATATAAAGAGTTGTTTCACTAATATTACCTGACTTATCTTTATATGAAGTAATAACTGCCGTAGTAGGATATCCTTCAGAATTTATCCCCCATATAGTTAGTTGTTTAAAATCATCATCATCTACAATCTTTTCTGAATAATTGCTAGGTTCAAAATTAAAATCATAT
Proteins encoded in this region:
- a CDS encoding YwmB family TATA-box binding protein, whose product is MKKYRKVLTLGIIILLIPILGLCEEKELEKNISLSILEDMGGKFSEADISGGNKIYDIFLEKKGLESLGEEIRNDIGLLGKKEEKSKYDFNFEPSNYSEKIVDDDDFKQLTIWGINSEGYPTTAVITSYKDKSGNISETTLYINFVIKEKFDEVNDIIYKVENVFKEFDKKVEINTCIVGTLDGKLTKVEKEKSVSVATKNVNGKVVEKFIDDGLISIIAYTPYVDEYVYVEDKKVNLNIAMRYNELEESTYLWIGTPVITISY